A window of the Pedobacter frigiditerrae genome harbors these coding sequences:
- a CDS encoding secretion protein HlyD — translation MPIEQELIYQSSEEVNEIITAVPSWILRRGIALIFLILVMIIALSAFIRYPDIVKTSLKVNSLNSPKGVIAHQAGKLVEILVKDNEMVKDKQALAFIESTAIHTDVLSFSEKLKSLQDKLNDAQAITAKDLETKGLNLGELQNSYQSFYQEYLAFINTQNGGFYLTQKTYLENDLLEIRKLQKQINQQQKIQQQEYANAEEEYKAYQKLKSKNVISNSEFKQQENKYLSSKYPLQQSATALLNNNSAYLAKEKEVATLNNTIKEQQSKFRQALSTMMNETDGWIMKYVVLSPLAGRVGYAGILQENQNVNLNQELFIVNPGNTNFFGEVQIPQYNMGKVSLGQRTLIKMRSFPFEEYGIINGKISYITDAALKDSVFVAKIDFTNFEQKDSTHPIVLKTGMMADAEIITRESSLLQRFIRNMTKMLDGGR, via the coding sequence ATGCCAATAGAACAAGAATTAATATATCAGAGTAGCGAAGAAGTTAATGAAATCATTACCGCAGTACCGTCTTGGATATTGAGAAGAGGTATTGCACTAATTTTTTTGATATTGGTTATGATTATTGCATTATCGGCTTTTATTCGTTACCCAGATATAGTTAAGACATCATTGAAAGTAAATTCCTTGAATTCGCCTAAGGGGGTTATTGCCCACCAAGCTGGTAAGCTGGTTGAAATATTGGTTAAGGATAATGAAATGGTTAAGGATAAACAAGCATTGGCTTTTATAGAAAGTACGGCCATACATACCGATGTGCTCAGCTTTTCTGAAAAATTAAAATCATTACAGGATAAGCTGAATGACGCACAAGCAATAACAGCTAAAGACCTTGAGACTAAAGGTTTAAATTTAGGCGAGTTGCAGAATAGTTATCAATCCTTTTACCAAGAATACTTGGCGTTTATCAATACTCAAAATGGAGGTTTTTATTTAACACAGAAAACCTATTTAGAGAACGATTTATTGGAGATACGGAAGCTGCAAAAGCAAATCAATCAACAGCAAAAAATACAGCAACAAGAATATGCCAATGCAGAAGAGGAATATAAGGCCTATCAAAAATTGAAGAGCAAGAACGTTATTTCAAATAGCGAATTTAAACAGCAAGAGAATAAATACCTTTCCAGTAAATACCCATTGCAACAATCTGCAACTGCCTTACTCAATAATAATTCGGCTTATTTGGCAAAGGAAAAAGAGGTGGCTACTTTAAACAATACCATAAAGGAACAACAATCTAAATTTAGGCAGGCATTAAGTACGATGATGAATGAAACAGATGGCTGGATCATGAAATATGTGGTCTTGTCGCCCTTGGCTGGTCGTGTTGGTTATGCGGGTATTTTGCAAGAAAACCAAAATGTAAACCTTAATCAAGAGCTCTTCATCGTTAACCCTGGCAACACTAATTTTTTTGGAGAAGTTCAAATACCTCAATATAATATGGGAAAGGTAAGCTTGGGTCAACGAACCTTAATTAAGATGCGAAGCTTTCCATTTGAGGAATATGGCATCATAAATGGAAAGATCAGTTACATTACAGATGCTGCCCTAAAGGATAGCGTATTTGTGGCAAAGATAGATTTTACCAATTTCGAGCAGAAAGACAGCACACATCCCATCGTGCTAAAAACAGGGATGATGGCTGATGCCGAAATCATAACAAGAGAAAGTTCTCTTCTGCAAAGATTTATAAGGAATATGACCAAGATGCTGGATGGGGGAAGGTAG
- a CDS encoding dehydrogenase E1 component subunit alpha/beta, whose amino-acid sequence MQFDRKDKDDASLLALYKILLYPRMVEEKMLILLRQGRIGKWFSGIGQEAIAVGSTLAMQGDEYILPMHRNLGVFTSRNIPLKKLMAQWQGKISGFTKGRDRSFHFGTQDYKIIGMISHLGPQMALADGIALADLIANRKNATLVFTGEGATSEGDFHEAINVASVWNLPVIFLIENNGYGLSTPINEQFNCKHLVDRAIGYGIEGIQIDGNNILEVYDKISEVAKSIRENPRPVLIECLTFRMRGHEEASGTKYVPQHLFDTWEQKDPIKNFEKFLIAEKILNEDIIASIKSGFKSDIEQEVEAAFIEEEPIANNTTELDDMFASHIYKETLPSENKTEKRYLDAITEGLREGMLRYDNLVIMGQDIAEYGGAFKITEGFLSEFGKARVRNTPICESAIVGAGLGLSINGYKAVVEMQFADFVTCGFNQIVNNLAKTHYRWGEKADVVVRMPTGAGTGAGPFHSQSNEAWFTKTPGLKVVYPAFPYDAKGLLIAAIEDPNPVIYFEHKYLYRSLSGLVPDGYYTVEIGKANVLKQGEQLSIITYGLGVHWALEYLNNHPEISATLVDLVSLQPWDKEAVANAIKATGRVIILHEDTLSSGFGAELSAWISENCFEYLDAPVMRCASLDTAIPMSKVLEDSFLAKSRLGEKVSKLLGY is encoded by the coding sequence ATGCAGTTCGACAGGAAAGATAAAGATGATGCAAGCCTTTTAGCGCTTTACAAAATATTACTTTATCCAAGGATGGTAGAAGAAAAAATGCTCATTCTTTTGCGTCAAGGTCGAATTGGCAAATGGTTTTCTGGAATTGGGCAAGAAGCCATCGCCGTTGGCAGTACTTTGGCCATGCAGGGCGATGAATATATCTTGCCGATGCACCGCAACCTGGGTGTGTTTACCAGTAGAAATATTCCGCTTAAAAAACTGATGGCGCAATGGCAAGGTAAAATATCTGGCTTTACTAAAGGCCGTGATCGTTCTTTCCATTTTGGCACGCAAGATTATAAAATCATTGGAATGATTTCCCATTTAGGTCCGCAAATGGCGTTAGCCGATGGGATTGCATTGGCAGATTTAATAGCCAACAGAAAAAATGCAACTTTAGTTTTTACTGGAGAAGGTGCAACTAGCGAAGGAGATTTTCACGAAGCTATTAATGTGGCGTCAGTTTGGAATTTACCAGTTATCTTTTTAATTGAGAACAATGGTTACGGTTTATCAACTCCTATTAACGAGCAATTTAATTGCAAACATTTAGTAGATAGAGCAATTGGTTATGGTATCGAGGGAATTCAAATTGATGGCAATAATATTTTAGAAGTTTATGATAAGATTTCTGAAGTTGCCAAAAGCATCAGGGAAAATCCGAGACCAGTTTTAATAGAGTGTTTGACCTTTAGGATGCGAGGCCATGAAGAAGCTTCAGGTACCAAATACGTTCCTCAACATTTGTTTGATACTTGGGAACAAAAAGACCCTATTAAAAATTTCGAGAAATTCTTAATAGCTGAAAAGATTTTAAATGAAGATATAATTGCAAGCATAAAAAGTGGATTCAAATCTGACATTGAACAAGAAGTCGAAGCTGCTTTTATTGAGGAAGAACCAATAGCAAATAATACCACAGAGTTGGATGATATGTTTGCGTCTCACATCTATAAAGAAACTCTTCCGAGCGAAAATAAAACTGAGAAAAGATACCTAGATGCGATAACGGAAGGATTGCGAGAAGGAATGTTACGCTACGATAATTTAGTTATCATGGGACAAGATATTGCAGAATATGGTGGTGCATTTAAAATAACTGAAGGTTTTTTATCGGAGTTTGGCAAAGCTAGAGTTCGCAATACCCCAATCTGCGAATCTGCTATTGTTGGTGCTGGTTTAGGTCTTTCTATAAATGGTTATAAAGCTGTAGTGGAAATGCAATTTGCAGATTTTGTAACCTGTGGCTTTAATCAGATTGTGAATAATTTGGCAAAAACTCATTATCGTTGGGGAGAAAAAGCAGATGTTGTAGTTCGGATGCCAACGGGAGCTGGAACAGGTGCAGGTCCATTTCACTCACAAAGTAATGAAGCTTGGTTTACTAAAACTCCAGGCTTAAAAGTTGTTTATCCTGCTTTTCCTTATGATGCAAAAGGCTTGTTAATTGCAGCCATCGAAGACCCAAACCCTGTTATATATTTTGAACATAAATATTTATACCGCAGCTTAAGCGGGTTAGTTCCCGACGGCTATTATACCGTAGAAATTGGGAAAGCCAATGTGTTAAAACAAGGTGAACAATTAAGCATCATCACCTATGGTTTAGGTGTACATTGGGCTTTAGAATATCTAAATAATCATCCCGAAATTTCTGCCACATTGGTGGATTTAGTAAGCTTACAACCTTGGGATAAAGAAGCCGTTGCAAATGCCATTAAAGCGACTGGAAGGGTAATCATTTTACACGAAGACACTTTAAGCTCTGGCTTTGGCGCCGAACTATCTGCTTGGATTTCAGAAAATTGTTTTGAATACTTGGATGCCCCTGTTATGCGTTGTGCCAGTTTAGATACAGCCATACCAATGAGTAAAGTACTGGAAGATAGTTTTTTAGCGAAAAGCAGGTTGGGAGAAAAAGTAAGCAAATTATTGGGGTATTAG
- a CDS encoding LutB/LldF family L-lactate oxidation iron-sulfur protein, which translates to MMNIAEEFLEKADEKAFDLPHRKTINHNIGKYNVAVERGLSKFENLEASKKKAHVIKWRVMENLDKFLPEFESNFQKRGGKVIWANDVEEAQREILNIIQKNGGKSVIKSKSMTTEEIHINEFLEQHGIESLESDLGEYIVQLLGQKPYHIVTPAMHLSKEEIAQLFHEKFGTPIDATPPQLVQKARELLREKYLQADIGISGGNFLIADTGSIALTENEGNARLCTTFPKIHIAIVGIEKVIPSIADLDLFWPLLASHGTGQNLTVYNSILTGPRQANETDGPEEMYVILLDNGRTNLLAQKEQRQALYCIRCGACLNACPVYKNIGGHTYNTTYSGPIGSIITPHFKGMKDFKHLSYASSLCGKCSEVCPVKIDIHKMLLLNRRDAATEHINTKKEDIGWSLWKKGMKKRSLMDFVGGKMKNFFLKQFFKKSWGKYRDMPEIAEKSFSKQWEESKKVQSPES; encoded by the coding sequence ATGATGAATATTGCTGAGGAATTTTTGGAAAAAGCTGATGAAAAGGCGTTTGATTTACCGCATCGTAAAACTATAAACCATAACATTGGGAAATATAATGTAGCGGTTGAAAGGGGTTTATCAAAATTCGAAAATCTAGAAGCATCAAAGAAAAAGGCACACGTTATCAAATGGCGTGTAATGGAAAACCTAGACAAGTTTTTACCTGAATTTGAATCTAACTTTCAGAAACGTGGAGGAAAGGTAATTTGGGCAAATGATGTGGAAGAAGCTCAAAGAGAAATTCTGAATATCATCCAAAAAAATGGCGGCAAAAGTGTCATCAAATCTAAATCTATGACTACAGAAGAAATTCATATCAATGAGTTTCTAGAACAGCATGGGATTGAGTCTTTAGAGAGCGATTTAGGCGAATACATTGTGCAATTGTTAGGTCAAAAACCTTATCACATTGTAACGCCAGCTATGCATTTAAGCAAGGAAGAAATTGCACAATTGTTTCATGAAAAATTTGGAACACCGATAGATGCTACACCACCACAATTAGTTCAAAAAGCGAGAGAGCTACTAAGAGAGAAATACCTGCAAGCCGACATTGGTATATCTGGAGGGAATTTTTTGATTGCAGACACTGGAAGTATCGCCTTAACGGAAAATGAAGGCAACGCTCGTTTATGCACTACTTTTCCTAAAATTCATATCGCCATTGTTGGCATTGAAAAGGTAATTCCATCCATTGCAGATTTAGATCTATTTTGGCCACTATTAGCAAGCCATGGAACTGGTCAGAACTTAACGGTTTATAATAGCATTTTAACAGGTCCGAGGCAAGCAAATGAAACTGATGGGCCAGAAGAAATGTATGTTATCCTTTTAGATAATGGCAGAACTAATCTATTAGCTCAGAAAGAACAAAGACAAGCACTTTATTGCATTCGTTGTGGAGCTTGTTTAAATGCTTGTCCTGTTTATAAAAATATAGGCGGTCATACTTATAATACAACTTATAGCGGTCCGATTGGCTCGATCATCACTCCCCATTTTAAAGGGATGAAAGACTTTAAACATTTAAGTTATGCTTCTAGTCTCTGCGGAAAATGTTCTGAAGTTTGCCCAGTTAAAATCGATATCCATAAAATGTTGCTCTTAAATAGAAGAGACGCTGCCACTGAGCATATCAATACCAAAAAAGAAGATATTGGTTGGAGCCTGTGGAAAAAAGGAATGAAAAAACGTTCGCTAATGGACTTTGTTGGCGGTAAGATGAAAAATTTCTTCCTTAAACAATTCTTTAAAAAGAGCTGGGGAAAATATCGTGATATGCCAGAAATAGCTGAGAAATCTTTCTCTAAGCAATGGGAAGAATCTAAAAAAGTCCAGAGTCCTGAGTCGTAA
- a CDS encoding M28 family peptidase translates to MKKIFLFTGFAVALSLSAAAQKNADAVKFSETINKKRGYDHLSILASDEYEGRETGKKGAWMAAEYIKKQFQSFGLKGPVKDSADPYFQKLGYASLSLSKSVLSINGQAKESLKDYYITPASVSSTGYDIKATSVLFAGYGLNKEGFNEYEGQDVAGKVVMIFATGDPTAPAQAPQTGGRRAMSSVGSQQAKIKYLLDNKAAGVLVINANVDNMDPRLKNALQNGNPYLKTADRIKNMSSAQGLPVIVIGTAVANQLLATVNTNLDDIKKKITESKKPATVAINIPVAFSAKSVETDVRAENVLGFLEGSDPKLKNEILVLTSHYDHIGLVSDPNAKDKVNNGADDDGSGTTGVLLMAEAFAKAKKAGKGPKRSILFMTVVGEEKGLLGSEWYSEHPVFPVENTIADLNTDMIGRVGEEYLGKPDSANYIYSVGSFKLSTELGKLSEQINETYTKMKLDYKYDDPKDTQQIYYRSDHYNFAKLGIPVIFYYDGMLEQDYHRPGDEVSKINFDLLAKRAHLTFYTAWELANRANRPVVDKNADGTPKTK, encoded by the coding sequence ATGAAAAAAATATTTTTATTCACCGGCTTTGCAGTAGCGCTTAGCTTGAGTGCTGCAGCTCAGAAGAATGCTGATGCAGTAAAATTCAGTGAAACCATCAATAAAAAGAGAGGTTACGATCACTTATCAATTTTAGCATCAGATGAGTATGAAGGTAGAGAAACTGGTAAAAAAGGTGCTTGGATGGCAGCTGAATACATCAAAAAACAATTTCAAAGTTTTGGCTTAAAAGGGCCTGTTAAAGACAGCGCAGATCCTTATTTTCAGAAACTAGGTTATGCTTCTTTGAGTTTGTCTAAATCAGTATTATCAATTAATGGTCAAGCTAAAGAAAGTCTTAAGGATTATTATATTACTCCTGCTTCTGTAAGCTCAACTGGTTATGACATCAAAGCAACTTCGGTTTTATTTGCTGGTTACGGCTTAAATAAAGAAGGATTTAATGAATACGAAGGACAAGATGTTGCTGGTAAAGTTGTAATGATTTTTGCAACTGGCGATCCAACTGCACCTGCTCAAGCTCCACAAACTGGTGGTCGTCGTGCAATGTCAAGCGTTGGTAGTCAACAAGCAAAAATTAAATACCTATTAGACAATAAAGCTGCAGGTGTTTTAGTGATTAACGCTAACGTTGATAACATGGATCCAAGGTTGAAAAACGCTTTGCAAAATGGAAATCCATACCTAAAAACTGCAGACAGAATTAAAAACATGTCATCAGCACAAGGCTTACCTGTTATTGTAATTGGAACAGCTGTTGCTAACCAATTATTAGCTACGGTTAATACCAATTTAGATGATATAAAAAAGAAAATCACTGAAAGTAAAAAACCAGCTACAGTTGCTATAAATATACCTGTTGCATTTAGCGCTAAAAGTGTTGAAACTGATGTTAGAGCAGAAAACGTTTTAGGTTTCTTAGAAGGTTCTGACCCAAAACTAAAAAATGAAATCCTGGTACTTACTAGTCACTATGACCATATTGGTTTGGTTTCAGATCCTAATGCAAAAGATAAAGTAAACAACGGTGCTGATGATGATGGTTCAGGAACAACTGGCGTATTATTAATGGCTGAAGCATTTGCTAAAGCGAAAAAAGCTGGTAAAGGTCCTAAAAGAAGTATTTTATTTATGACTGTAGTTGGCGAGGAAAAAGGTTTATTAGGTTCTGAATGGTATTCTGAGCACCCAGTTTTCCCAGTAGAAAATACAATTGCTGATTTAAATACAGATATGATTGGTCGTGTCGGTGAAGAATATCTAGGCAAACCAGATAGTGCAAACTACATCTACTCTGTTGGTTCATTTAAATTGAGTACTGAACTAGGTAAATTGAGTGAGCAAATAAACGAAACTTACACGAAAATGAAATTGGATTATAAATATGATGATCCAAAAGACACACAACAAATCTACTATCGTTCAGACCACTATAACTTTGCTAAATTAGGTATTCCTGTTATTTTCTATTATGATGGAATGTTAGAGCAAGATTACCACAGACCTGGCGATGAGGTTAGCAAAATCAATTTTGATTTGTTAGCAAAACGTGCGCACTTAACTTTTTACACTGCTTGGGAATTGGCTAACAGAGCTAATAGACCAGTAGTTGATAAAAACGCAGACGGTACGCCTAAAACAAAATAG
- the rpiB gene encoding ribose 5-phosphate isomerase B, with translation MPLEDKLKIAIGADHAGFEYKEILKDFLANYEIKDFGTHTADSVDYPDFAHPVASAVESGEFHFGILVCGSANGVAITANKHQNIRAAICWENELAALCRQHNNANIICIPARFVSTNVAKEMTTTFLTTAFEGGRHQNRVNKISC, from the coding sequence ATGCCTTTAGAAGATAAATTAAAGATAGCAATCGGTGCAGATCACGCTGGTTTCGAATACAAAGAGATTTTAAAAGATTTCTTGGCGAACTATGAAATAAAAGACTTTGGGACACATACTGCTGACTCAGTAGACTACCCAGATTTTGCTCATCCTGTTGCTTCTGCAGTAGAAAGTGGCGAATTCCATTTTGGTATTTTAGTATGTGGAAGTGCAAATGGAGTAGCCATTACAGCAAATAAACATCAAAACATAAGAGCTGCTATTTGTTGGGAAAACGAATTAGCTGCATTATGCAGACAGCATAATAATGCAAACATCATCTGTATTCCTGCTAGATTTGTATCCACCAATGTGGCAAAAGAAATGACCACTACTTTTTTAACGACAGCATTTGAAGGTGGTAGACATCAAAACAGAGTAAATAAAATATCCTGCTAA